GTTGTTGGGAAGGGTTCCGGTAAATCCGGAAAGGTAAATCAGACGCAATTAAAGATTATAGATGAGGTAGAAACCAGAAAGAGCTCTTTAAAAACCAACAAACATAAAGGGAATTACGGCGAAATGAAGATGGTTGTTCATTATGAAAGCAACGGCTATAAAGGCATCGACGGTGTTTATGAAGATTCAAATCCTCCGCCACAATTTATAATTGCAGAAGCGAAATGTCTTAGAATCAGTCCTTGACTCTGCTGAAAAAGTGAAAAAATAAAGGAGCTACTTATGAGAGATAAATTAAAAGATCGAGAATATTTTAATGGTTATATAGATTATCAAAATCAACGAATAGATAAATTTGAAGGTTTATTAGAACAATTAATAAATGAAAAGGGAACAGAATTTAAGGGAGTTAGAACGGGCAAGTTATCCCTAGTGAATTTTTATCTCGATAAGATGAATGCTTTGTATTCTCTAGGGGCCCCCGTTAAAGAAATAAAGCAGTTATTTCCTAAGGTTATTCAGTATTTTACAGATATATGGAATAAAGAAGGCAGTTATTCAAATTTATTAAAGATAGTGTCTTTAGCAATTTTATTTAACATTTCTAAAGATCAGTTAAAAGGTTTATTAGATTTAATAAAAAAAGAACAGTTAGATGATAAATTGATCGATTTTTTAGTGCAGTATATTGATTTAGACTGGGAAAATAACGGATCGGAATACCTGTTTTCAAATCCATATGGATATGTTCAAAATATTATTGAGGCGGAAAATCAAAATACAGCTTTGGAGTTGTTAAAAGTTTATCTGGAAAAAGAATGGTATAAAGGGCACAATGAAACAGGATGGTATGAATCGCATAAAGGCAATAAAGATATCTATAGTGGCTATTGGAGCTATGAAAGTGGTGCAGTTGCAAAAATCCTTCGATTAGATGATACGCAATTAAGAGAAGGTCCATACTATCCTTATGATTTGGTTCATTTTGAAGAATGATAATATAAATATAATTCATTAATATAGCACCTTGATTGGCAATTGCCTTTCAAGGTTTCTTTTTTGTGGGTCTGCCCAGTAAAATGGAAAGTGAGGCTTGTAATTATTTTTATAAAACATTACTGTAATTTTGAGCATATCGTAAGGTCGGATAAGAAATTAAAACTAGCTGGTATGATAATGCCGAC
This window of the Solibacillus isronensis genome carries:
- a CDS encoding PoNi-like cognate immunity protein; this encodes MRDKLKDREYFNGYIDYQNQRIDKFEGLLEQLINEKGTEFKGVRTGKLSLVNFYLDKMNALYSLGAPVKEIKQLFPKVIQYFTDIWNKEGSYSNLLKIVSLAILFNISKDQLKGLLDLIKKEQLDDKLIDFLVQYIDLDWENNGSEYLFSNPYGYVQNIIEAENQNTALELLKVYLEKEWYKGHNETGWYESHKGNKDIYSGYWSYESGAVAKILRLDDTQLREGPYYPYDLVHFEE